One part of the Gemmatimonadaceae bacterium genome encodes these proteins:
- a CDS encoding penicillin-binding transpeptidase domain-containing protein yields MIRSKRIGLAHAVLAVFALAILVKAADVQLVQGTRWRARAARQQTAEKVVPAPRGDIMDATHRILAQSRETVRLEIAPREVREPRKLKAALSKLRVDPALIARAVDTSSKYLVVPKQFLALDAAPAMALRGVHSFATLVREDAVSAGTEGLVGHVDADNTAVDGLEMSLDSILRGQPGTATMVRDPRGQGRESPIEPGTAPVKGNSVVLTINADLQEIAERALADAVARMGAEGGDIVVLDPHTGAIRAMASRRLDPKQTSATVITEPFEPGSTAKPFIAAGLIDRGRVNDADSVDTGDGVLEIKGRKNPIRDEHRIGKAPLADVIRWSSNIGIIKFAQRLSAREEFETLRDFGFGTATGVPYPTESGGTLHAPKSWSTQSAAQMAMGYEVAVTPLQLAAAYAVFANGGKLVEPALVDEIVGPDGSVRYRHTPQVVRQVVSPATAEKVRHLLLNVVDEGTALQAALENYMLAGKTGTPRATLRGRYVDGRYNPNFVGLFPGDNPQYVIVVKLTAPRSSIFAAETAAPVTKAILQAALAARDAALDRGKLASSVVPTKHDSAREPVQQAGTPATAAGTVALADSAASLRDQGTETFVVALPMAAQRPAPRVSHPIPDVRGLPLRDAVRSLHVAGFRVRLARGSGSGTSPTSTSPAAGELAPTGTLVRLLIEH; encoded by the coding sequence GTGATTCGCTCAAAGCGGATCGGGCTCGCGCACGCGGTGTTGGCCGTGTTCGCGCTCGCGATCCTCGTCAAGGCCGCCGACGTCCAACTCGTGCAGGGCACGAGGTGGCGTGCCCGCGCCGCGCGACAGCAAACGGCGGAAAAGGTCGTCCCTGCGCCGCGCGGCGACATCATGGACGCGACGCATCGCATTCTGGCGCAAAGCCGCGAGACCGTGCGGCTGGAGATCGCGCCGCGCGAGGTGCGAGAGCCGCGCAAGCTCAAGGCGGCGCTGTCCAAGCTGCGCGTCGATCCGGCGCTGATCGCCCGCGCCGTCGATACGTCATCGAAATACTTGGTCGTGCCTAAGCAATTCCTCGCCCTCGACGCGGCTCCGGCGATGGCGCTGCGCGGCGTCCATTCCTTCGCCACCCTGGTCCGCGAGGACGCAGTGTCGGCGGGAACGGAAGGACTGGTCGGTCACGTCGACGCGGACAACACGGCCGTCGACGGGCTCGAGATGTCGCTCGATTCGATTCTGCGCGGCCAGCCCGGAACGGCGACCATGGTGCGCGATCCGCGCGGTCAAGGTCGCGAGTCGCCGATCGAACCCGGAACGGCGCCGGTGAAGGGAAACAGCGTCGTCCTCACGATCAACGCCGACTTGCAGGAGATCGCCGAGCGCGCGCTCGCCGATGCGGTCGCACGGATGGGCGCCGAAGGCGGTGACATCGTCGTGCTCGATCCCCACACGGGGGCGATTCGCGCGATGGCGAGCCGGCGGCTCGATCCAAAGCAGACGTCGGCGACGGTGATCACCGAGCCGTTCGAACCGGGGTCCACGGCCAAGCCGTTCATTGCGGCCGGGCTGATCGATCGCGGCCGCGTAAATGATGCCGACTCGGTCGACACGGGCGACGGCGTGCTCGAGATCAAGGGGCGCAAGAATCCCATCCGCGACGAGCACCGCATCGGTAAAGCGCCGCTGGCCGACGTGATTCGCTGGTCGAGCAACATCGGCATCATCAAGTTCGCGCAGCGACTGAGCGCACGCGAAGAGTTCGAGACGCTGCGCGATTTCGGATTTGGCACGGCGACCGGCGTCCCGTATCCCACCGAATCCGGCGGCACGCTGCACGCGCCGAAATCGTGGTCGACGCAGTCGGCGGCGCAGATGGCGATGGGCTACGAAGTCGCGGTTACGCCGTTGCAGCTGGCCGCGGCCTACGCGGTCTTCGCGAATGGCGGCAAACTCGTCGAGCCGGCCCTCGTCGATGAGATCGTCGGGCCGGACGGCAGCGTGCGATACCGCCACACGCCGCAGGTCGTGAGACAAGTCGTGTCGCCGGCGACGGCGGAGAAAGTGCGCCATCTGTTGCTCAACGTCGTCGATGAAGGCACCGCGCTGCAGGCGGCGCTCGAGAACTACATGCTTGCCGGCAAGACGGGCACGCCCCGCGCGACGCTTCGGGGGCGTTACGTCGACGGCCGTTACAATCCGAACTTCGTGGGACTCTTTCCGGGCGACAATCCGCAGTACGTCATCGTGGTGAAGCTCACGGCACCGCGGAGCTCCATCTTCGCCGCCGAGACGGCGGCGCCGGTCACGAAGGCGATTCTCCAAGCGGCGCTCGCGGCGCGCGATGCGGCGCTCGATCGCGGCAAGCTCGCGTCGAGCGTCGTTCCGACGAAGCACGACTCGGCGCGCGAGCCCGTGCAACAGGCGGGGACGCCCGCGACCGCCGCGGGGACAGTCGCACTCGCCGACTCGGCGGCTTCGCTGCGCGACCAGGGCACAGAAACGTTCGTCGTCGCGCTGCCAATGGCGGCACAGCGCCCGGCGCCGCGCGTGTCGCATCCGATTCCCGACGTGCGAGGTCTGCCGCTGCGCGACGCGGTGCGATCGCTACACGTCGCGGGCTTCCGCGTGAGGCTCGCCCGCGGTTCCGGCAGCGGAACTTCGCCGACGAGCACGTCGCCCGCGGCCGGCGAGCTCGCACCGACTGGAACGCTGGTCCGACTGCTCATCGAACACTAG
- the rsmH gene encoding 16S rRNA (cytosine(1402)-N(4))-methyltransferase RsmH yields MDREIRLISEYHAPVLVAQVMDYLRDAKRVLDGTLGGGGHALALLEAGVPEVIGLDRDPEAIDAATMRLQDFAAAGRFAAYRTNFVNAPRLHVLDGTPIDGVLLDLGISSHQVDDEARGFSFRPGAPLDMRMGLGDDGMEVMTAADYLNTSDLETLVDAFRSYGDERHARRLAAEVVRRRQTRTMTTSDDFVGAIRAVLGPRSGAPDFARLFQAIRIAVNDELSSLERALPALRDRLLPGGTFVVIAYHSGEDRIVKNAFREWSAACVCPPGQPVCTCRGHPLGSTLTKRPVFPTDSETTANPRARSARLRAWRKA; encoded by the coding sequence GTGGACCGGGAAATTCGATTGATCAGCGAGTATCACGCGCCCGTTCTGGTTGCGCAGGTGATGGACTATCTGCGTGACGCGAAGCGCGTCCTCGACGGAACGCTAGGCGGTGGAGGGCACGCGCTTGCTCTCCTCGAGGCGGGTGTGCCGGAAGTCATTGGCCTCGATCGTGATCCCGAGGCGATCGATGCGGCGACGATGCGCCTTCAGGATTTCGCGGCCGCGGGCCGATTCGCGGCGTACCGAACGAACTTCGTGAATGCGCCGCGGCTCCATGTCCTCGACGGCACGCCGATCGACGGCGTGCTCCTCGATCTCGGCATCTCGTCGCATCAGGTCGACGACGAAGCCCGAGGGTTCAGCTTTCGCCCGGGCGCTCCGCTCGACATGCGCATGGGTCTCGGCGATGACGGCATGGAGGTCATGACCGCCGCGGACTACCTCAACACGTCCGACCTCGAAACGCTCGTCGATGCGTTTCGATCGTATGGCGACGAGCGACACGCGAGGCGGCTGGCGGCCGAAGTGGTTCGGCGCCGACAGACGCGCACGATGACGACGAGCGACGACTTCGTCGGCGCGATCCGTGCGGTGCTCGGTCCTCGCAGCGGCGCGCCCGATTTCGCCCGGCTCTTTCAAGCGATACGGATCGCCGTGAACGACGAGCTCTCGTCGCTCGAGCGCGCGCTTCCGGCGCTTCGAGACCGGCTGTTGCCCGGCGGGACGTTCGTCGTCATCGCGTATCACTCGGGCGAGGACCGAATCGTGAAGAACGCCTTCCGTGAATGGAGCGCAGCGTGCGTCTGCCCGCCGGGGCAGCCGGTGTGCACGTGCCGCGGCCACCCGCTGGGTTCGACGCTCACGAAGCGCCCGGTCTTTCCGACGGACTCCGAAACGACGGCCAACCCTCGCGCTCGCAGCGCGCGGCTTCGCGCATGGCGAAAGGCGTAG
- a CDS encoding putative peptidoglycan glycosyltransferase FtsW translates to MTELLFPSQPRPAAAKPDSRSDAPKRDARAAAAIDARADVRYRWRMGAEARMLVLVSAILCAFGLAVLYSSSAFVAVADHGSSTFFFIRQVEGLAAGTLMFLITAKLDAEKLRRWAWPIMWFTIVAMAAVLVLPGRIAPTIHGSKRFLFGASFQPSEFAKLAVVVWVSMLIVKKGEALRRLTKGLIPFVAVIGVLDVLAALEPDLSVAMLLTLLMALLLFVGGARMGHFIALGAMCLPVFIAKVEKWRYALSRVTAFLHPGNEPSAVSFQLNQSLIAVGSGGWFGRGFGEGMQQAFFVPFPYSDFVASNVGEEWGFIGLAGITIAFALYALLGFRIARQARTPFLQLVAVGLTFTTVLTAFLHIGVVIGLLPTTGLTLPFVSYGRSNLVLTLLFTGILVNIGSTRERVVGVSATDPLAVAA, encoded by the coding sequence ATGACCGAGTTGCTGTTCCCCTCGCAGCCGCGGCCAGCCGCGGCGAAGCCGGATTCTCGCTCCGACGCCCCCAAGCGCGACGCTCGGGCCGCGGCGGCGATCGACGCTCGCGCGGACGTTCGCTATCGCTGGCGCATGGGCGCCGAAGCGCGAATGCTCGTGCTCGTGAGCGCGATTCTGTGTGCCTTCGGCCTCGCTGTCCTCTACAGTTCGAGCGCCTTCGTCGCGGTCGCGGACCACGGCTCGAGCACGTTCTTCTTCATTCGCCAGGTCGAGGGGCTCGCGGCCGGAACGCTGATGTTCCTGATCACGGCCAAGCTCGACGCCGAGAAGCTGCGGCGCTGGGCGTGGCCGATCATGTGGTTCACGATCGTCGCGATGGCCGCCGTGCTCGTCCTTCCCGGGCGCATCGCGCCGACGATACACGGCTCCAAGCGATTTCTCTTCGGCGCGTCCTTCCAGCCGTCGGAGTTCGCGAAGCTCGCCGTGGTCGTCTGGGTCTCGATGCTGATCGTGAAGAAGGGCGAGGCGCTCCGCCGCCTCACGAAAGGGTTGATCCCGTTCGTCGCCGTCATCGGCGTGCTCGACGTGCTCGCCGCGCTGGAACCGGATCTGTCGGTGGCGATGCTGCTCACATTGCTCATGGCGCTCCTCCTGTTCGTCGGTGGCGCACGCATGGGGCACTTCATCGCCCTCGGCGCGATGTGTCTGCCGGTGTTCATTGCCAAGGTCGAGAAGTGGCGGTACGCGCTGTCGCGGGTCACGGCGTTCCTGCATCCCGGAAACGAGCCGTCAGCGGTGAGCTTTCAGCTCAACCAGTCGCTCATCGCGGTGGGGTCGGGAGGGTGGTTCGGGCGAGGTTTCGGCGAGGGAATGCAGCAGGCATTCTTCGTCCCGTTCCCCTACAGCGACTTCGTCGCGAGCAACGTGGGCGAAGAGTGGGGGTTCATCGGTCTTGCCGGCATCACGATCGCGTTCGCGTTGTACGCGTTGCTTGGATTCCGCATCGCGCGGCAGGCGCGGACGCCGTTTCTCCAACTCGTCGCCGTCGGCCTCACGTTCACGACCGTGCTCACGGCCTTCCTGCACATCGGCGTGGTGATCGGTCTCCTCCCGACGACCGGCCTGACGCTTCCCTTCGTTTCGTACGGCCGCTCGAATCTCGTGCTGACCCTCCTGTTCACCGGCATCCTCGTGAACATTGGCAGCACGCGCGAGCGCGTGGTCGGCGTCTCGGCGACCGACCCGCTGGCTGTAGCTGCCTAG
- the murF gene encoding UDP-N-acetylmuramoyl-tripeptide--D-alanyl-D-alanine ligase, whose product MSTSVKVGQVFWTADRVSDALSSLMITNAPVTTIGFRRVWTDTRTIEPGDLFVALVGEKFDAHDFLKEATGKGGGAAGVVVSSATPAKGLGVPVYLVADTLVALGALGTYRRRAWNKPVIGVVGTNGKTSTKELLRAALGSVLEVHATSANLNNLVGVPLTLLSIPDAADIAVIEMGTNQPGEVPRLRAIVEPDVTVVTSIGEEHLEGLGDLDGVMREEMAATDGVALAIVPASQENVAEVARRRARHVTTAGIDQGDVAGVNASVDAEGRGHATVDGVEVVVPLRGTHNLRNAMLAIAAAGASGVSVADAARGIGAMPAPPMRSNLERLGALTLINDAYNANPGSTRAALELLSHAGRGKQRVAILGSMLELGPHTPRLHDEIAREVLDSGIELIGALGEFGAAFERLAPREARVVTAGDTDGLWAGLSSRVTPDAVILLKGSRGMRLERLLKPIADWAARQSATAPTSAGC is encoded by the coding sequence GTGAGCACTTCGGTGAAAGTGGGCCAGGTGTTCTGGACCGCCGACCGGGTGTCGGATGCGCTGTCGTCGCTGATGATCACGAACGCGCCGGTCACGACGATTGGGTTTCGGCGCGTCTGGACCGACACGCGTACGATCGAGCCGGGCGACCTGTTCGTGGCGCTCGTCGGTGAGAAATTCGACGCGCACGATTTCTTGAAGGAGGCGACGGGCAAGGGGGGGGGCGCGGCAGGCGTCGTCGTCTCGAGCGCGACGCCGGCGAAGGGACTCGGCGTTCCTGTCTACCTCGTCGCGGATACGCTGGTCGCGCTGGGCGCACTCGGCACCTATCGGCGACGCGCGTGGAACAAGCCGGTGATCGGCGTCGTGGGCACGAACGGGAAGACGAGCACAAAGGAGCTGCTGCGCGCCGCGTTGGGGAGCGTGCTCGAGGTGCACGCGACGAGCGCGAACTTGAACAATCTGGTCGGCGTGCCGCTCACGCTCTTGTCGATCCCCGACGCGGCGGACATCGCCGTGATCGAGATGGGGACCAACCAACCGGGCGAGGTTCCACGGCTCCGCGCGATCGTCGAACCGGACGTGACGGTGGTCACGTCGATCGGCGAAGAACACCTCGAAGGGTTGGGCGATCTCGACGGCGTGATGCGCGAAGAGATGGCGGCGACCGACGGCGTGGCGCTGGCGATCGTGCCCGCGTCGCAAGAGAACGTCGCTGAAGTCGCGCGCCGCCGGGCACGCCACGTGACGACGGCGGGGATCGATCAGGGAGACGTGGCGGGCGTAAATGCGTCGGTCGACGCCGAGGGGCGAGGGCACGCGACGGTGGACGGCGTGGAAGTCGTCGTGCCGCTTCGCGGAACTCACAACTTGCGGAACGCGATGCTGGCGATCGCCGCGGCCGGCGCGTCGGGGGTCTCCGTCGCCGACGCCGCACGAGGCATCGGCGCCATGCCCGCGCCGCCGATGCGGTCGAACCTCGAGCGGCTTGGCGCGTTGACGCTGATCAACGATGCGTACAATGCGAATCCGGGCTCCACGCGAGCCGCGCTCGAACTGCTCAGCCATGCGGGGCGGGGCAAACAGCGCGTCGCCATTCTCGGCTCGATGCTCGAGCTCGGTCCGCACACGCCGCGGTTGCACGACGAGATCGCGCGCGAAGTGCTCGACTCGGGCATCGAGCTCATCGGCGCGCTGGGCGAGTTCGGCGCGGCGTTCGAGCGGCTCGCGCCGCGCGAGGCGCGCGTCGTCACGGCCGGTGATACGGATGGTTTGTGGGCGGGATTATCGTCGCGCGTCACACCCGATGCCGTTATCCTCCTGAAAGGTTCTCGGGGAATGCGTCTCGAGAGACTTCTAAAACCCATCGCCGACTGGGCCGCGCGGCAATCCGCGACGGCGCCAACCTCAGCCGGTTGCTGA
- the mraY gene encoding phospho-N-acetylmuramoyl-pentapeptide-transferase gives MLYAFLLPFAKQLKVLNVLTYISFRAVGGAVTALLLSFVVGPIILAALKRESVSQGVRDGTPDSHAVKGATPTMGGLIILNSALISVALWGRFSLQHPYLYVAVAITLWMGVIGFIDDVLKLRQKRRGERKDGLVEGYKLVGQVTAGLALGWYLLHYPLQPNLPPASTTLPFFKYYIVIFLPGFAWAYVLFTTFILTGTSNAVNITDGLDGLAAGLSAIAFGTFAIFAYIMGRVDYSRFLFMPYLQDSGELTVFCISIVGALIGFLWYNTYPAKIFMGDTGSLALGGGLGAVAILLKSEFVLAFVGAVFVAEMMSVIVQRYTFKWHKRRRGVEYARAHRVFRRAPLHHHFEELGWSESQVVVRFWIIGILCAFFALSTLKLR, from the coding sequence TTGCTCTACGCTTTCCTCCTACCGTTCGCCAAACAGCTGAAGGTCCTGAACGTCCTCACGTACATCTCCTTCCGTGCGGTGGGAGGGGCCGTGACGGCTTTGCTGTTGTCGTTCGTCGTCGGTCCGATCATTCTCGCAGCGCTGAAACGCGAGTCGGTGAGCCAGGGGGTGCGCGACGGAACTCCGGATTCGCACGCGGTGAAGGGTGCGACGCCGACGATGGGCGGGCTCATCATCCTCAACAGCGCGCTGATCTCCGTCGCCTTGTGGGGGCGCTTCAGTCTCCAGCATCCATATCTCTACGTCGCCGTCGCGATCACTCTCTGGATGGGCGTGATCGGGTTCATCGACGACGTGCTCAAGCTGCGTCAGAAGCGCCGCGGCGAGCGAAAGGACGGGCTCGTCGAGGGGTACAAGCTCGTCGGCCAGGTGACGGCGGGACTCGCGCTCGGATGGTATCTGCTGCACTACCCGCTGCAGCCGAACCTTCCGCCCGCGTCCACCACGCTGCCGTTCTTCAAGTACTACATCGTCATCTTCCTGCCGGGATTCGCGTGGGCATATGTGCTGTTCACGACGTTCATCCTCACGGGGACGAGCAACGCGGTGAACATCACCGACGGGCTCGACGGACTGGCGGCCGGCCTCTCGGCGATCGCGTTCGGCACGTTCGCGATCTTCGCGTACATCATGGGCCGAGTGGACTACAGTCGTTTCCTGTTCATGCCGTACCTCCAGGACTCCGGTGAGCTGACGGTATTCTGCATCTCGATCGTGGGTGCGCTCATCGGCTTTCTCTGGTACAACACGTATCCCGCGAAAATCTTCATGGGCGATACAGGCTCGCTCGCGCTAGGCGGCGGCTTGGGCGCAGTGGCGATTCTTCTGAAGTCGGAGTTCGTGCTGGCCTTCGTCGGCGCGGTGTTCGTCGCCGAGATGATGTCGGTGATCGTGCAGCGCTACACGTTCAAGTGGCACAAGCGCCGTCGCGGCGTCGAGTACGCGAGGGCGCATCGCGTCTTTCGCCGCGCGCCGCTGCACCACCATTTCGAGGAGTTGGGTTGGTCAGAGAGTCAGGTGGTCGTCCGCTTTTGGATCATCGGGATCCTGTGCGCTTTCTTCGCCCTGAGCACCCTCAAGCTGCGGTGA
- the murD gene encoding UDP-N-acetylmuramoyl-L-alanine--D-glutamate ligase, with the protein MIKERVLDAALPARWLRGEIAVIGLARSGRSAAQLLARAGADVYASDVSSSAAVDAAASALRDEGVSTDVGHHDLERIARASLIVASPGVPPDAPPFVAARGAGVDIVSEVEIGLRFLPRLSYIAITGSNGKTTTTALTRQLLTALDRRASTAGNIGTPLCELAASRTPPAWVALEISSFQLHDTPSIDPTVGVLTNLSANHLDRYASVDDYYGDKMLMFRNARPTSSWVTNADDADSERLTAQLGGLRCRFSVDGSAEAYLDRATDTLVVLGHPLMARSELPLLGDHNVANALAASLAVMLADREHRTPHALARIRDGMRGFHALEHRIETVAEQDGVLWINDSKSTNVTSTLVAIRGMTRPTVLLLGGKHKGEPYTALAPELRRIGRAVIAYGEAAPLIEADLKDVVPLTRLGSSFEDVVATARHVAQPGDAVLLSPACSSYDMFDNYEHRGAVFKQLVTAA; encoded by the coding sequence GTGATCAAGGAGCGCGTCCTCGACGCGGCGCTTCCGGCTCGATGGCTGCGCGGTGAGATCGCGGTCATCGGGTTGGCGCGGAGCGGCCGCAGCGCCGCGCAACTGCTCGCCCGCGCCGGCGCCGACGTCTACGCGTCGGATGTTTCTTCCTCGGCGGCAGTAGACGCCGCGGCGAGCGCGCTTCGCGACGAGGGCGTCAGCACGGACGTCGGCCACCACGATCTCGAACGGATCGCCCGCGCGTCGCTCATCGTCGCGAGCCCGGGGGTGCCGCCGGACGCGCCGCCGTTCGTCGCGGCGCGCGGAGCCGGGGTCGACATCGTGAGCGAGGTGGAGATCGGGCTGCGGTTCCTTCCGCGCCTGTCGTACATCGCCATCACGGGCTCCAACGGCAAGACCACGACGACGGCGCTCACGAGGCAGCTGCTCACCGCGCTCGACCGGCGCGCGTCGACGGCGGGGAACATCGGCACGCCCTTGTGTGAGCTCGCCGCGTCGAGAACGCCGCCCGCTTGGGTCGCGCTCGAGATCTCATCCTTCCAGCTGCACGACACGCCGTCGATCGATCCGACCGTTGGTGTGCTGACCAACCTCTCGGCGAACCATCTCGATCGGTACGCGAGCGTCGACGACTACTACGGCGACAAGATGCTGATGTTCAGGAACGCCAGACCGACCTCGAGCTGGGTCACCAACGCCGACGACGCGGATTCAGAGCGGCTCACCGCCCAACTGGGCGGACTCCGCTGCCGGTTCTCCGTGGATGGCAGCGCGGAGGCATATCTGGACCGCGCGACGGATACGCTCGTCGTGCTCGGCCATCCGCTCATGGCGCGGAGCGAACTTCCCCTCCTCGGCGACCACAACGTGGCGAACGCGCTGGCCGCGTCGCTCGCCGTGATGCTCGCCGACCGTGAGCATCGCACGCCGCACGCGTTGGCTCGGATCCGCGACGGGATGCGCGGATTCCACGCGCTCGAGCACCGCATCGAGACGGTGGCGGAGCAAGATGGGGTTTTGTGGATTAACGATTCCAAGTCCACAAATGTGACATCGACGCTCGTCGCCATTCGAGGAATGACGCGTCCGACCGTCTTGTTGCTCGGTGGCAAGCACAAGGGTGAGCCCTATACGGCGCTGGCCCCTGAGTTGCGGCGAATCGGTCGCGCCGTGATCGCGTACGGCGAGGCAGCGCCGCTCATCGAGGCCGATCTGAAGGACGTGGTGCCGTTGACCCGTCTCGGATCGTCGTTTGAGGACGTCGTTGCCACCGCGCGCCATGTGGCGCAGCCCGGCGACGCCGTGCTGCTGTCTCCCGCCTGTTCGAGCTACGACATGTTCGACAACTACGAGCATCGCGGCGCTGTCTTCAAACAGCTCGTGACTGCGGCGTAG
- a CDS encoding UDP-N-acetylmuramoyl-L-alanyl-D-glutamate--2,6-diaminopimelate ligase has translation MNVRTELIARALDDAGLLVERRGALPESIADITDDSRAVGARALFVAVRGTERDGHDYLPNAANAGASMAIVQDASRTDLPALVVSDGRRAAAVAASAFFGWPAREMQLVGVTGTNGKTTTVNMLRHLLDDGNTAASIGTLGVLIGQAGEVLGAHDGGLTTPGPIDLQRVMRALRDRGVRRIAMEVSSHSLEQHRVDGLLFAVAVFTNFTREHLDYHHTMEAYFRAKARLLDHLTPTSTVIVNRDDASWSALPTDRSTVGFSERIPTAEVHAADVRFSGKGSDWTLVVGDQRAPVRLPLIGDFNVINALGAAAAAHALSVPVPRIASRLDTVPQVPGRLEILRNHPTVLRDYSHKPYALERAIAAVRPFTAGRLIVVFGCGGDRDKGKRPEMGAIAERDADWVILTSDNPRREDPEAILDDIERGMTKTNHERIEDRRAAIARALEIAAPNDVVLLAGKGHETYQIRGTTKLHFDEKEIVAELSERGVASGGAHS, from the coding sequence ATGAACGTCCGAACGGAATTGATCGCGCGCGCGCTCGACGATGCCGGACTTCTCGTCGAGCGGCGCGGCGCGCTTCCGGAATCGATCGCCGACATCACCGACGACAGCCGCGCGGTCGGCGCGCGAGCCCTGTTCGTCGCGGTGCGCGGCACGGAACGAGACGGCCACGACTATCTCCCCAACGCGGCAAACGCGGGCGCATCGATGGCGATCGTGCAGGACGCGTCGCGCACCGATCTTCCGGCGCTCGTCGTGAGCGACGGCCGGAGGGCGGCGGCGGTCGCCGCGTCCGCGTTCTTCGGCTGGCCGGCGCGCGAGATGCAACTCGTCGGCGTCACGGGCACGAACGGCAAGACGACGACCGTCAACATGCTGCGGCACCTCCTCGACGACGGGAACACGGCGGCGTCGATCGGAACGCTCGGTGTACTGATCGGCCAGGCGGGTGAAGTGCTCGGCGCGCACGACGGCGGGTTGACAACCCCCGGGCCCATAGATCTGCAGCGTGTGATGCGAGCGCTTCGCGACCGCGGAGTGCGCCGCATCGCGATGGAGGTGTCGTCGCACTCGCTCGAGCAGCACCGAGTCGACGGGCTGCTGTTCGCGGTCGCGGTGTTCACGAACTTCACGCGCGAGCACCTCGACTATCATCACACGATGGAAGCCTACTTCCGCGCCAAGGCGCGGCTCCTCGATCATCTCACGCCGACGTCGACGGTCATCGTGAATCGCGACGACGCTTCGTGGAGCGCGCTGCCTACGGACCGCTCGACCGTCGGGTTCAGCGAACGAATTCCCACGGCCGAGGTGCATGCCGCGGACGTGCGGTTTTCGGGGAAGGGAAGCGACTGGACGCTCGTCGTCGGAGACCAGCGCGCGCCCGTGCGGTTGCCGCTCATCGGCGATTTCAATGTGATCAATGCGCTCGGTGCGGCGGCGGCGGCGCACGCGTTGTCGGTGCCCGTGCCGCGGATCGCGTCGCGGCTCGACACGGTGCCGCAGGTGCCCGGGCGTCTCGAGATTCTCCGCAACCATCCGACGGTGCTGCGCGACTACTCGCACAAGCCGTACGCACTCGAGCGGGCGATCGCCGCGGTACGCCCGTTCACGGCGGGGCGCCTCATCGTGGTGTTCGGCTGCGGCGGCGATCGCGACAAGGGGAAGCGCCCCGAGATGGGCGCGATCGCCGAGCGCGACGCCGACTGGGTGATTCTGACGAGCGACAATCCGCGGCGCGAGGATCCCGAAGCGATTCTCGACGACATCGAGCGCGGCATGACCAAGACGAACCACGAGCGGATCGAGGACCGTCGCGCGGCGATCGCGCGCGCGCTGGAGATCGCGGCGCCGAACGACGTCGTGCTTCTCGCCGGCAAAGGTCACGAGACGTACCAGATCCGCGGCACGACGAAACTGCACTTTGACGAGAAAGAGATCGTCGCCGAGCTCTCGGAACGCGGCGTCGCATCCGGCGGAGCGCACTCGTGA